The following proteins are encoded in a genomic region of Diabrotica virgifera virgifera chromosome 1, PGI_DIABVI_V3a:
- the LOC114324236 gene encoding cytochrome c oxidase subunit 4 isoform 1, mitochondrial-like, with product MTAIFRCLNGRVRTFYLNPPYQIARVDCRTKQLIGDREVVGFGYNGQPNYADREHYPMPAIRWKETTAEILQLRKKEEGDWHNLTTEERKKLYRASFCQTFAEFQAPTGEWKTVIGSGLIFTALSFWIFYFYKIFVYSPVPITFDEEHRRAQFRRILDMRNGPIFGAASKWDYDKDDWKN from the exons ATGACTGCAATTTTTCGTTGTTTAAATGGTAGAGTAAGAACTTTTTATTTAAACCCGCCGTATCAGATTGCAAGAGTAGACTGCAGAACTAAACAATTAATTGGAGATAGAGAAGTTGTCGGTTTTGGCTATAACGGCCAACCAAATTATGCTGACAG GGAACACTATCCAATGCCCGCTATCCGATGGAAAGAAACAACTGCAGAAATTCTTCAATTACgaaaaaaagaagaaggagaCTGGCATAATTTGACCACGGAGGAAAGGAAAAAACTGTACAGAGCCTCTTTCTGTCAGACTTTTGCGGAATTTCAG gCTCCAACTGGCGAATGGAAAACAGTTATTGGCTCCGGTCTGATTTTCACAGCATTGTCTTTTTGGATATTCTACTTTTATAAGATATTTGTCTACAGCCCTGTTCCTATAACCTTTGATGAGGAGCATAGAAGAGCTCAATTCAGACGAATCCTTGATATGAGGAACGGACCAATCTTCGGCGCGGCTTCCAAATGGGACTACGACAAAGATGACTGGAAAAATTAA